In a genomic window of [Empedobacter] haloabium:
- a CDS encoding VOC family protein, with amino-acid sequence MIHHLSLGVRDLAASAAFYDGALGALGFRRVFEDDDAIGYGTVDDEDILCLKLRPDAVAPGAGFHLAFAAPGQAAVDAFHEAGLRAGGFDNGAAGLREEYGPTYYAAFLVDPDGHRVEAVFKGGPM; translated from the coding sequence GTGATCCATCACCTGTCGCTGGGTGTGCGCGACCTGGCCGCCAGCGCGGCGTTCTATGATGGCGCGCTGGGTGCGCTGGGCTTTCGCCGCGTGTTCGAGGACGATGACGCCATCGGCTACGGCACCGTCGACGACGAAGACATCCTGTGCCTGAAGCTGCGCCCCGACGCGGTGGCGCCGGGCGCCGGCTTTCACCTGGCATTTGCGGCGCCGGGACAGGCGGCGGTCGATGCGTTCCATGAGGCGGGGCTGCGCGCCGGCGGCTTCGACAACGGCGCGGCCGGGCTGCGAGAAGAGTATGGGCCGACTTACTATGCCGCGTTCCTGGTCGATCCGGACGGGCACCGGGTTGAGGCGGTGTTCAAGGGAGGCCCAATGTAG